Proteins encoded together in one Impatiens glandulifera chromosome 1, dImpGla2.1, whole genome shotgun sequence window:
- the LOC124909844 gene encoding putative receptor-like protein kinase At3g47110: protein MRFWLVLQQWALLILIITTDALNNNNETDRVSLLAMKSKILDPFGGGALSSWNESSHFCNWEGVVCGKRHKRVTRIRLSSLGLSGTLSPLVGNLTFLRQFWLDNNTFHGEIPSEIGGLYRLERLVLEMNSFQGRIPASLSHCSNLTHLYIGFNNLMGTLPEEFNSLSMLKKINLHHNNLTGGIPKSLGNITSLEVLSAAGNLFGGTIPNNLGQLKNLVFLGLAGNQISGMIPSSLYNLSNLNLLSLSFNNLHGSLPPYFGNMFPHLERLELHVNNFTGQLPNSIGNLTKAVELVFAYNEFSGKLAVDFSKLVNLVTLHLHFNNLGSGDFDEMHFLEWLTNCSSLEKLNAAFNELRGVLPDFVGNLSSNMDFFSLSTNHLQGRIPPTIGNLINVSHLSLFNNRFTGPIPSTIGKLQNLQRFPLFGNQLSGTIPDSIGNLSLVYDLDFSNNNLEGTIPSSIDNCQSLISLNLTQNNLSGTIPKELFQVSSLSIFLDLSHNHLSGPLPSEIGELKSLVALDISNNNLSGEIPGSVSSCTSLESLFLQGNMLQGSIPKSMEFMRGLQILDLSSNNLSGQIPTFLEKLSLINLNLSFNDFNGELPLHGAFANSSSVSVYENDKLCGGIPSLQLPRCPVKKLNRNFFFSSKRIYAIVGASILGILIIISSLVFYLRKRKRESKTLELQPKESFVQISYGELLNATDGFSSSNLIGAGGFGFVYRGVLDQIGDVAIKVLNLVNPGATRSFIAECKALKSIRHRNLIKIVTCCSSIDFQGNEFKALVYELMMNGNLEKWLHPSQDTSRPEFNLLQRLRVAIDVASALDYLHNQCELTVIHCDLKPSNILLDQQMVAHVGDFGLARLFHPEIGISHHSSSMGVLGTVGYAAPEYGLGSEMSMKGDVYSYGILLLEMLTGKRPTDLMFVHGFNIRNFTSQALTGNAIEFVMDPVILKSDIVIGQRDNCLIAMVKIGLACTEELPQNRMNMTDVVRELQQIKKAIFK from the exons ATGAGGTTCTGGTTGGTGCTACAACAATGGGCACTCCTCATACTGATCATTACTACTGATgctcttaataataataatgaaactGATCGTGTTTCACTATTGGCTATGAAGTCCAAGATCCTGGACCCTTTTGGTGGGGGAGCTTTGAGTTCATGGAATGAGTCTTCCCATTTCTGCAATTGGGAAGGTGTGGTCTGCGGTAAAAGGCACAAGAGGGTCACTCGCATTCGTCTAAGCTCTTTGGGTTTGTCGGGCACCTTGTCTCCTCTGGTAGGAAATCTCACCTTTCTTAGACAATTCTGGCTAGACAACAATACTTTCCATGGGGAAATACCAAGTGAAATAGGTGGCTTGTACAGGCTGGAAAGATTGGTGCTCGAAATGAACAGTTTCCAGGGCAGGATTCCTGCCAGCCTGTCGCACTGCTCTAACCTCACGCATCTATATATTGGGTTCAATAATCTGATGGGAACCCTCCCCGAAGAATTTAACTCCTTGTCGATGCTCAAGAAGATCAACCTACATCATAACAATTTAACTGGAGGAATTCCAAAATCTCTAGGCAATATCACTTCTCTTGAAGTATTGTCTGCTGCAGGTAATCTCTTTGGTGGAACTATTCCAAATAACTTGGGGCAATTAAAGAACCTCGTATTTCTTGGATTGGCTGGTAATCAGATCTCTGGTATGATCCCTTCATCATTGTATAACCTCTCCAACTTGAATCTCTTATCTTTATCATTTAATAATCTTCACGGGAGTCTTCCGCCCTACTTTGGCAACATGTTCCCGCATTTAGAACGTCTTGAACTCCATGTTAACAACTTTACCGGACAACTTCCAAATTCAATAGGGAATCTTACCAAAGCCGTGGAACTAGTTTTTGCCTATAACGAATTCAGTGGGAAACTGGCAGTTGATTTCAGCAAACTAGTGAATCTCGTGACTCTTCATttacattttaacaatttagGGAGCGGAGATTTTGACGAAATGCATTTCCTCGAGTGGCTTACTAATTGCAGCAGTTTGGAAAAATTGAACGCAGCTTTCAACGAGTTAAGAGGAGTGCTTCCCGATTTTGTAGGGAATCTATCATCAAATATGGATTTCTTCTCCCTTTCTACAAACCACCTGCAAGGCAGGATTCCTCCAACCATCGGAAACCTTATTAACGTGTCTCATTTAAGCTTGTTTAATAACAGATTCACTGGGCCGATACCTAGTACCATAGGCAAACTTCAAAATTTGCAGAGATTTCCCCTCTTTGGAAATCAGCTTTCGGGTACTATTCCGGATTCAATTGGGAATCTTTCTTTGGTGTATGATCTTGATTTCAGTAACAATAACCTAGAGGGGACGATACCTTCCAGTATTGACAACTGCCAAAGCTTAATATCATTGAATCTTACACAAAACAACTTGAGTGGAACCATTCCCAAAGAACTTTTCCAAGTTTCATCTCTATCCATTTTTCTCGACTTATCTCACAATCACCTGTCCGGTCCACTTCCTTCAGAGATCGGAGAACTCAAAAGTTTGGTGGCGTTGGATATCTCTAATAATAACTTATCCGGTGAGATTCCTGGCAGTGTAAGCAGTTGTACAAGCCTCGAATCCTTATTCCTACAAGGAAACATGCTCCAAGGATCTATTCCCAAGTCGATGGAATTCATGAGAGGACTTCAAATCCTTGACCTGTCGAGCAATAATCTATCGGGACAAATCCCAACTTTCTTGGAGAAACTTTCCTTGATCAACCTTAACCTGTCCTTCAATGATTTCAATGGAGAATTGCCTTTACATGGGGCTTTTGCAAACTCGAGTTCAGTATCCGTGTATGAGAACGATAAGTTATGCGGCGGAATACCTTCTCTACAACTTCCAAGATGTCCGGTCAAGAAACTGAATCGTAACTTCTTCTTTTCATCCAAACGCATCTATGCAATCGTGGGTGCTTCAATACTAGGAATACTAATCATAATTTCAAGCTTGGTGTTTTACTTGCGAAAAAGAAAAAGGGAATCCAAAACTTTGGAATTGCAGCCCAAGGAGTCTTTCGTGCAAATATCCTACGGCGAGCTCCTCAATGCAACGGATGGGTTCTCTTCCAGCAATTTGATTGGTGCTGGCGGTTTCGGCTTTGTCTACAGAGGAGTTCTTGATCAGATCGGAGATGTTGCGATCAAAGTACTTAACCTTGTAAACCCAGGTGCCACGAGGAGCTTCATTGCAGAATGTAAAGCGTTAAAGAGCATTAGACACCGGAACCTGATCAAGATCGTAACATGTTGTTCAAGCATTGATTTTCAAGGTAACGAATTCAAAGCTTTAGTTTACGAACTCATGATGAATGGGAATCTGGAGAAATGGCTGCATCCATCTCAAGACACTAGTAGACCTGAATTTAATCTACTCCAGCGTTTAAGAGTTGCGATTGATGTGGCTTCTGCACTCGATTATCTTCATAATCAGTGTGAACTCACAGTTATTCATTGTGATCTGAAGCCAAGTAACATTCTTCTTGACCAACAAATGGTTGCACATGTTGGAGATTTTGGACTGGCCAGACTTTTTCATCCAGAAATAGGTATTTCCCATCACAGTAGTTCGATGGGAGTGTTGGGCACTGTCGGATATGCAGCACCAG AGTACGGTCTTGGAAGTGAAATGTCGATGAAAGGAGATGTTTACAGCTACGGGATTTTGTTACTAGAGATGTTAACGGGAAAGAGGCCTACTGATTTGATGTTTGTGCATGGTTTTAACATTCGTAACTTTACTAGTCAAGCCTTAACAGGAAACGCAATTGAGTTTGTAATGGATCcagtaattttaaaaagtgaCATTGTTATTGGTCAGAGGGACAATTGTCTGATTGCAATGGTGAAGATTGGTTTGGCTTGCACGGAAGAGCTACCCCAAAATAGGATGAACATGACCGATGTTGTTAGGGAGTTGCAACAGATCAAGAAGGCCATATTCAAGTGA